A single window of Nicotiana sylvestris chromosome 5, ASM39365v2, whole genome shotgun sequence DNA harbors:
- the LOC104234301 gene encoding probable mediator of RNA polymerase II transcription subunit 26c, with amino-acid sequence MDLDEFRLVLSESKVDVWTMIDAAISVASVDCGDELKHRRDGIVEKLYSTRCRSCNDVVNGQYSLDNGQTVTRNVETVMNKSPITPESNHRNNNTSNDNKNDDEEEDVDPYGGLFDDDEQTRILTIKEQLEDPQLSDEDVIDLLQSLADMDITFQALKETDIGRHVNRLRKHPSNEVRRLVKMLVRKWKETVDDWVRLNQPEQHGSSNLIAADGDSPQQNVQKNQLNGHHQVPDFTYSPNPRNGSSSSDRNNSESEHKPKPVPLRNVTPTRPLQSAPKPTSAPPPSRPPPRESAIDLEKLNSARRRLQENYQEAQNAKKQRTIQVMDIHEIPKPKNGFFAKNKGGFQGRHHR; translated from the exons ATGGATTTGGACGAATTCCGATTGGTTTTATCGGAATCAAAGGTAGATGTGTGGACGATGATCGACGCGGCGATTTCGGTTGCATCGGTTGACTGCGGCGATGAATTGAAACATCGCCGTGACGGAATCGTCGAGAAGCTGTATTCTACGCGCTGCCGGAGCTGTAACGACGTCGTTAACGGTCAGTACAGCTTAGATAATGGCCAGACAGTTACTAGAAATGTGGAGACGGTGATGAATAAGAGTCCAATAACACCGGAGTCAAATCATCGGAACAACAATACCAGTAATGATAATAAGAATGATGACGAGGAAGAAGATGTAGATCCATATGGAGGATTATTTGATGATGATGAACAAACTCGAATTCTAACTATCAAAGAACAACTTGAAGATCCACAACTG TCGGATGAGGATGTGATTGACTTGCTTCAAAGTCTAGCAGATATGGATATTACATTCCAAGCTCTCAAG GAAACTGATATCGGAAGGCATGTGAATCGACTGAGGAAGCATCCATCAAATGAAGTTAGGAGATTGGTGAAGATGCTTGTGAG AAAATGGAAAGAAACTGTTGATGATTGGGTTAGGCTAAACCAGCCTGAACAACATGGGTCTTCAAATCTTATTG CTGCTGATGGAGACTCGCCCCAACAGAATGTACAGAAAAATCAACTGAATGGTCATCATCAG GTTCCTGACTTCACATACTCACCGAATCCTCGAA ATGGGAGTTCAAGTTCGGACAGGAATAATTCCGAATCAGAGCACAAGCCAAAACCTGTTCCCCTGCGGAATGTAACCCCAACTAGACCACTGCAGTCTGCTCCTAAACCTACTTCTGCTCCTCCCCCAAGT AGACCTCCTCCAAGGGAATCAGCCATAGATCTTGAAAAGCTAAATTCAGCAAGAAGGCGGCTTCAGGAGAATTACCAAGAAGCTCAAAATG CTAAAAAGCAAAGGACAATACAGGTGATGGATATTCATGAGATTCCAAAACCAAAGAACGGCTTCTTTGCCAAGAATAAAGGCGGCTTTCAGGGCAGGCATCATCGCTGA